Proteins found in one Rhodovulum sp. MB263 genomic segment:
- a CDS encoding N-(5'-phosphoribosyl)anthranilate isomerase, with protein sequence MEFVSRPTPPDSWIALVFSAQAVAKGGVVRRSRHWVEREIGMERFVAEVRRRGFHMVECGGQLIVICNPHGLRVIC encoded by the coding sequence ATGGAATTCGTCTCGCGCCCCACACCGCCCGACAGCTGGATCGCTCTGGTCTTCTCGGCCCAGGCGGTGGCGAAGGGCGGCGTGGTCCGGCGGTCGCGCCACTGGGTCGAACGAGAGATCGGCATGGAACGCTTCGTGGCAGAAGTCCGCAGGCGCGGCTTTCACATGGTCGAATGCGGCGGGCAGCTCATCGTCATCTGCAATCCCCATGGTCTGCGTGTCATCTGCTAA
- a CDS encoding methyltetrahydrofolate cobalamin methyltransferase produces the protein MTRTVLESKTRTVTIGFDEPFCVIGERINPTGRKKLAAELEAGDFSTVERDALEQVACGAMVLDVNAGVVYNSNPDPNQTEPPLMRRMIDLVQGLVDAPLCIDSSVPAALEAGLAAAEGRPLLNSVTGEEERLQRVLPLVRKYNVPVVAISNDDTGISEDPDIRFAVAKKIVERAADFGIPSCDIVVDPLVMPVGAMASAGRQVFALVRRLREELGVNTTCGASNISFGLPQRHGVNAAFLPMAIGAGMTSAIMNPVRPVEMEAVRAANLLMNHDANGGEWIRFSRVLDGVAAGASFAEASHAVAAAGSGRRRRRG, from the coding sequence ATGACCCGTACCGTTCTCGAGTCGAAGACCCGCACCGTCACCATCGGCTTCGACGAGCCCTTCTGCGTGATCGGCGAACGCATCAACCCGACCGGCCGCAAGAAACTGGCGGCCGAACTGGAGGCCGGCGATTTCTCGACCGTCGAGAGGGACGCCCTGGAGCAGGTGGCCTGCGGGGCGATGGTGCTCGATGTGAATGCGGGCGTCGTCTACAATTCGAACCCCGATCCGAACCAGACCGAACCGCCGCTGATGCGCCGGATGATCGATCTGGTGCAGGGTCTGGTCGATGCGCCGCTCTGTATCGACTCTTCGGTTCCCGCGGCGCTCGAAGCGGGGCTTGCCGCAGCTGAAGGTCGGCCGCTGCTGAATTCGGTGACCGGCGAGGAAGAGCGGCTCCAGCGGGTGCTGCCCTTGGTTCGCAAATACAATGTGCCGGTGGTCGCGATCTCGAATGACGATACCGGGATTTCCGAAGATCCGGATATCCGCTTTGCCGTGGCAAAGAAGATCGTCGAGCGCGCGGCCGATTTCGGCATCCCGTCCTGCGATATCGTGGTCGATCCGCTGGTGATGCCGGTAGGGGCGATGGCCAGCGCCGGGCGACAGGTCTTTGCGCTGGTGCGGCGGCTGCGCGAGGAGCTGGGCGTGAATACCACCTGCGGCGCGTCGAACATTTCCTTCGGACTGCCCCAGCGCCATGGCGTGAACGCGGCCTTCCTGCCGATGGCGATCGGGGCCGGCATGACCTCGGCGATCATGAACCCGGTCCGTCCGGTCGAGATGGAAGCGGTCCGCGCCGCCAACCTGCTGATGAACCATGACGCCAATGGAGGAGAGTGGATCCGCTTCTCTCGGGTGCTCGACGGTGTCGCGGCCGGAGCGAGCTTCGCCGAGGCATCACATGCGGTTGCGGCGGCGGGCAGCGGCCGGCGACGGCGACGCGGCTGA
- a CDS encoding 5,10-methylenetetrahydrofolate reductase → MALLNFRKCDRAGRGSAGQTAGRTAQLAEFVRGYSIEVMPKTAAKIANFRTLLPAGTRVYVAHLDGTPIGDMVATARRLTEEGFVPMPHFAARSIPDTATLADWIARYAGEAGVREGLILAGGIPTPKGDFHSSMQLLETGLFDRAGFVRLHVAGHPEGSRDIDPDGSERNMMAALGWKQAFAARTDAEMAIVTQFAFEADPVIAWADRVRDRGIDLPIHIGVAGPAKLQTLVRYAIACGVGPSLAVLQRRARDVSKLVLPFTPDGFLDDLAGTARRRADFPIAGVHFFPLGGIATNTRWLAAHGLAPAQDN, encoded by the coding sequence ATGGCACTGCTGAATTTCAGAAAATGCGACAGGGCGGGCAGAGGGTCGGCAGGCCAGACGGCAGGTCGAACGGCGCAGCTGGCGGAATTCGTCCGGGGCTATTCGATCGAGGTGATGCCGAAGACGGCCGCGAAGATTGCCAATTTCCGCACGCTGCTGCCTGCCGGAACCCGGGTCTATGTCGCCCATCTCGATGGCACCCCGATCGGGGACATGGTGGCGACCGCCCGGCGACTGACCGAGGAAGGCTTCGTGCCGATGCCGCATTTCGCGGCCCGCTCGATCCCCGACACCGCGACGCTTGCCGACTGGATCGCGCGCTATGCCGGCGAGGCCGGGGTCCGCGAGGGGCTGATCCTGGCGGGCGGCATCCCGACGCCGAAGGGGGACTTCCACTCCTCGATGCAGTTGCTCGAGACCGGGCTCTTCGACCGCGCGGGCTTCGTCCGACTGCATGTCGCCGGTCATCCCGAGGGCAGCCGCGACATCGACCCCGACGGCTCCGAGCGCAACATGATGGCGGCCCTCGGCTGGAAACAGGCCTTCGCCGCGCGGACCGATGCCGAGATGGCCATCGTCACCCAGTTCGCCTTCGAGGCAGACCCGGTGATTGCCTGGGCCGACCGGGTCCGGGACCGGGGCATCGATCTGCCGATCCATATCGGCGTGGCGGGCCCGGCCAAGCTGCAGACCCTGGTCAGATATGCCATCGCCTGCGGCGTCGGCCCGTCGCTCGCCGTGCTGCAGCGCCGGGCGCGCGATGTCAGCAAGCTGGTGCTGCCCTTCACGCCCGATGGCTTTCTCGACGATCTGGCCGGGACCGCCCGGCGCCGGGCCGATTTCCCGATTGCCGGGGTGCATTTCTTCCCGCTCGGCGGGATCGCGACCAACACCCGGTGGCTGGCCGCACATGGCCTCGCCCCCGCCCAGGACAACTGA
- a CDS encoding virulence factor: MPELVIVYWRDIPAQVIVGRGRRAAKRVLPERFEQAIDRCAMRVGAKDSEAYLAEWHRSKPVEREGDPEMLATAETERIAAEYDAARLGKLIADCGWQRA, translated from the coding sequence ATGCCTGAACTCGTCATCGTCTACTGGCGCGACATACCGGCGCAGGTCATCGTGGGACGGGGCCGCCGCGCCGCCAAGCGGGTGCTGCCAGAGCGCTTCGAGCAGGCCATCGACCGTTGCGCGATGCGGGTGGGCGCGAAGGACAGCGAGGCCTATCTCGCCGAATGGCACCGCTCGAAGCCCGTCGAGCGCGAGGGCGATCCGGAGATGCTGGCCACGGCCGAGACCGAGCGGATCGCGGCTGAATATGACGCGGCACGACTTGGGAAACTGATCGCCGATTGCGGCTGGCAACGGGCGTGA
- a CDS encoding Ppx/GppA phosphatase family protein: MAPRRPNGAGAFPKAVETPAPVPPDPAALYAALDLGTNSCRMLIAQPKGSQFHVVDSFSKSVQLGTGLEGSGRLSRASMARTIQALRVCKSKLETHAVERMRLIATEACRRAENAREFIKIVRRETGLRLEIIQPEEEARLAVVSCAPLVSTKTEQLLVVDIGGGSTELVWIDLSMVPRPDRPRAIMRLHAGFHSETGPFPAARVVDWISVPLGVATLKEQFDDVEDDHARFALMSWFFEENLAEFSPYSSQQAKEGFQIIGTSGTVTTVAATHLGLRRYDRTKVDGLRMTSGQIDEVIRKYLELGPEGRRADPRIGRDRHALIMSGAAILQALMRVWPTDRMSVADRGLREGLLYAQMSADGVLEEGPF, encoded by the coding sequence ATGGCGCCCAGGCGTCCGAATGGTGCGGGCGCGTTTCCCAAGGCGGTAGAGACTCCCGCGCCAGTTCCGCCAGATCCTGCAGCGCTTTACGCCGCGCTGGATCTCGGAACGAACAGTTGTCGTATGCTGATTGCCCAGCCCAAGGGCAGTCAGTTTCATGTCGTGGACAGCTTTTCGAAATCGGTCCAGCTTGGAACCGGCCTCGAAGGCTCGGGACGACTCAGCCGGGCCTCGATGGCACGCACGATCCAGGCGCTCAGGGTCTGCAAGAGCAAGCTCGAGACGCATGCGGTCGAACGGATGCGGCTGATCGCGACCGAGGCCTGTCGCCGCGCCGAGAATGCACGCGAATTCATCAAGATCGTGCGCCGCGAGACCGGCTTGCGGCTCGAGATCATCCAACCCGAGGAAGAGGCCCGGCTGGCAGTCGTGTCCTGCGCGCCGCTGGTCTCGACCAAGACCGAGCAGCTGCTGGTCGTCGATATCGGGGGCGGCTCGACCGAGCTTGTCTGGATCGATCTCTCGATGGTGCCGCGGCCCGACCGGCCCCGGGCGATCATGCGGCTGCATGCGGGCTTTCACAGCGAGACCGGGCCGTTCCCGGCCGCGCGCGTGGTCGACTGGATCTCGGTGCCGCTGGGGGTCGCGACGCTGAAGGAGCAGTTCGACGATGTCGAGGACGATCACGCCCGTTTCGCGCTGATGAGCTGGTTCTTCGAGGAGAACCTGGCCGAGTTCTCGCCCTATTCGTCCCAGCAGGCCAAGGAGGGGTTCCAGATTATCGGCACCTCGGGCACGGTGACGACGGTGGCGGCGACGCATCTGGGGCTCCGGCGCTATGACCGGACCAAGGTCGACGGGCTTCGGATGACCTCGGGCCAGATCGACGAGGTGATCCGCAAGTATCTCGAGCTTGGCCCCGAGGGGCGGCGGGCCGATCCCCGTATCGGGCGCGACCGGCATGCGCTGATCATGTCGGGGGCGGCGATCCTGCAGGCCCTGATGCGGGTCTGGCCGACAGATCGGATGTCGGTCGCGGATCGCGGTCTGCGCGAGGGTCTGCTTTATGCGCAGATGAGCGCGGACGGGGTTCTGGAGGAGGGGCCCTTCTGA
- a CDS encoding RlmE family RNA methyltransferase has protein sequence MTEKKGSSGRGQRDLKVKVKTARGRRLSSTRWLERQLNDPYVKRARAEGYRGRAAFKIIELDDKYRFLVPGARVVDLGCAPGGWCQVAVKRVNALGEKSGKAIGTVLGVDLQEVEPIAGAELHQLDFLADDADELVKGWLGGRADVVMSDMAAASSGHKQTDHLRIIALCEAAAALAFDVLDEGGTFVAKVLAGGAEGGLQTLLKQRFDKVANVKPPASRSDSSEKFVVATGFRG, from the coding sequence ATGACGGAGAAGAAGGGATCGAGCGGGCGCGGACAGCGCGACCTCAAGGTCAAGGTCAAGACCGCGCGCGGGCGGCGGCTCTCGTCGACGCGCTGGCTCGAACGTCAGCTAAATGACCCTTATGTCAAGCGGGCCCGGGCCGAGGGCTATCGCGGGCGTGCGGCGTTCAAGATCATCGAACTCGATGACAAGTACCGGTTTCTGGTGCCGGGCGCACGGGTCGTCGATCTGGGCTGCGCGCCGGGCGGCTGGTGCCAGGTGGCGGTCAAGCGCGTGAATGCGCTGGGCGAGAAGTCGGGCAAGGCCATCGGCACCGTGCTGGGGGTCGATCTGCAGGAGGTCGAGCCCATCGCCGGGGCCGAGCTGCATCAGCTGGATTTCCTGGCCGACGATGCCGACGAGCTGGTCAAGGGCTGGCTCGGGGGCCGGGCCGATGTGGTGATGAGCGACATGGCGGCGGCCTCTTCGGGGCACAAGCAGACCGACCATTTGCGGATCATCGCGCTCTGCGAGGCGGCGGCGGCGCTCGCGTTCGACGTATTGGATGAGGGCGGCACCTTCGTCGCCAAGGTTCTGGCGGGGGGCGCCGAGGGCGGGTTGCAGACCCTGCTGAAACAGCGCTTCGACAAGGTTGCCAATGTGAAGCCGCCCGCGAGCCGGTCGGACAGTTCCGAGAAATTCGTGGTCGCGACCGGGTTCCGGGGCTGA
- a CDS encoding quinone oxidoreductase, which produces MDKAIIARAPGGPAALDWVDRTPPAPGPGEVLVRHGAVGLNFIDTYFRSGLYPWPGEILIPGSEAAGRVEALGAGVEGLSVGQRVAYTTPTGACATARVLPADRLVPLPDAIPDEIAASIMLKGLTAHYLMTSSFPVREGQTVLIHAAAGGVGLLLGQWMAAKGVRAIGTAGGPEKTALARAHGYAQVIDYRAGDFVGPAMAATDGLGVDAVYDSVGQDTWRGSLACLKPRGMFVSFGQSSGLPDGFRLSDLAKGSLSATRPVLFDFIADPAELRARAADLFAAVAEGALTPRVGQTWPLAETAEAHRALETRATTGATVLLP; this is translated from the coding sequence ATGGACAAGGCGATCATCGCCCGCGCGCCGGGCGGCCCCGCGGCGCTTGACTGGGTCGACCGGACCCCGCCCGCCCCCGGCCCCGGTGAGGTGCTGGTGCGCCACGGCGCGGTCGGGCTGAATTTCATCGACACCTATTTCCGCTCTGGCCTCTATCCCTGGCCGGGCGAGATCCTGATCCCCGGCAGCGAGGCCGCGGGCCGCGTCGAAGCGCTGGGCGCGGGCGTCGAGGGGCTCTCGGTCGGCCAGCGCGTGGCCTATACGACGCCGACCGGCGCCTGCGCGACCGCGCGGGTTCTGCCCGCCGACCGGCTGGTGCCCCTGCCCGATGCAATCCCCGACGAGATCGCGGCCTCGATCATGCTGAAGGGGCTGACCGCGCATTACCTGATGACCTCGAGCTTTCCGGTCCGCGAAGGCCAGACCGTGCTGATCCATGCCGCGGCGGGAGGCGTGGGGCTTCTGCTCGGACAATGGATGGCGGCCAAGGGCGTGCGCGCCATCGGCACGGCGGGCGGGCCGGAAAAGACCGCGCTCGCACGTGCCCATGGCTATGCTCAGGTGATAGACTACCGCGCGGGCGATTTCGTGGGCCCGGCGATGGCCGCGACCGACGGGCTTGGCGTCGATGCGGTCTATGACAGCGTCGGTCAGGACACCTGGCGCGGCTCGCTCGCCTGCCTGAAACCGCGCGGCATGTTCGTGAGCTTCGGCCAGTCCTCGGGCCTGCCCGACGGCTTCCGCCTGTCGGATCTCGCCAAAGGCAGCCTCTCGGCCACGCGGCCCGTGCTGTTCGATTTCATCGCCGATCCGGCCGAGCTCCGCGCCCGCGCGGCAGACCTCTTCGCAGCAGTGGCCGAGGGCGCGCTGACGCCCCGGGTCGGGCAAACCTGGCCACTGGCCGAGACGGCCGAGGCTCATCGCGCGCTTGAGACCCGTGCCACCACCGGGGCAACGGTGCTCTTGCCGTGA
- a CDS encoding carboxymuconolactone decarboxylase family protein, with product MATAKIWSDAEAEADPRVKAVFDDIRATRKTNFVNNVWRALAGQPAVLETTWAQVKAVMARESALDPLTKELLYMAVSVANGCSYCAHSHTAGARAKGMTEAQYQDFLAVIGLAAQTNALVTALQVPVDPEFEV from the coding sequence ATGGCCACGGCGAAGATCTGGAGCGACGCGGAGGCCGAGGCCGACCCGCGCGTCAAGGCGGTGTTCGACGACATCCGCGCCACCCGCAAGACCAATTTCGTGAACAATGTCTGGCGCGCGCTGGCGGGTCAGCCCGCGGTGCTGGAAACCACCTGGGCACAGGTCAAGGCGGTTATGGCGAGAGAAAGCGCGCTCGACCCGCTGACCAAAGAGCTTCTCTACATGGCGGTCTCAGTCGCCAATGGCTGTTCCTATTGCGCCCATTCCCATACCGCCGGGGCGCGGGCCAAGGGCATGACCGAGGCTCAGTATCAGGATTTTCTGGCCGTCATCGGGCTGGCCGCGCAGACCAATGCGCTGGTCACCGCGCTGCAGGTGCCGGTCGATCCCGAATTCGAGGTCTGA
- a CDS encoding cyclase family protein — protein sequence MCDTCVMTALKDRMLSRRGFFAGAAGAGLAAAAGLSASAPRALAQGHAKVTDMPHELSADFPTFFGEQQFFWDQKFNFAEHGFNLAEYRVNEHTGTHIDAPLHFSADGAAVNEIAVENLVAPLCVIDIAARAVEDADTTLTPDDIRAWIAAHGEIPEHACVAMFSGWSEKASGPGFRNADPEGVQHYPGFHAEAARMLIEDTAAASIGSDTLSLDPGNSTDFAAHYAWLPSGRFGIECLANLDRMPAAGATLVIGAPRHKGGTGGPARIFALV from the coding sequence ATGTGCGACACCTGCGTGATGACGGCACTCAAGGACCGCATGCTGTCGCGGCGCGGCTTCTTCGCGGGGGCGGCGGGGGCCGGTCTGGCGGCGGCGGCCGGACTGAGCGCCTCAGCGCCCCGGGCGCTGGCACAGGGCCACGCGAAGGTAACCGACATGCCCCATGAGCTTTCGGCCGACTTCCCCACCTTCTTCGGCGAACAGCAGTTCTTCTGGGACCAGAAGTTCAATTTCGCGGAACACGGCTTCAACCTCGCCGAATACCGCGTGAACGAACATACCGGCACCCATATCGATGCGCCGCTCCATTTCTCGGCCGATGGCGCGGCCGTGAACGAAATCGCGGTCGAGAACCTCGTGGCGCCGCTTTGCGTGATCGACATCGCCGCCCGCGCCGTCGAGGATGCCGACACCACCCTCACCCCCGACGACATCCGCGCCTGGATCGCGGCGCATGGCGAAATCCCCGAACATGCCTGCGTCGCGATGTTCTCGGGCTGGAGCGAAAAGGCCAGCGGCCCGGGCTTTCGCAATGCCGATCCGGAAGGCGTTCAGCACTATCCGGGCTTCCATGCAGAGGCCGCCCGGATGCTGATCGAGGACACCGCCGCGGCCTCGATAGGCTCGGATACGCTCTCGCTCGATCCGGGCAACTCGACCGATTTCGCGGCGCATTACGCCTGGCTGCCCTCGGGGAGGTTCGGCATCGAATGCCTCGCCAATCTCGACCGGATGCCCGCCGCGGGCGCGACGCTGGTGATCGGCGCGCCCAGGCACAAGGGCGGCACCGGCGGGCCCGCGCGGATCTTCGCGCTGGTCTGA